Proteins from a single region of Sporosarcina sp. P33:
- the cysK gene encoding cysteine synthase A, with the protein MSRVGNSVIDLVGNTPLVKLNRLTGPEDADVYLKLEFFNPGSSVKDRIALAMIEAAEKDGHLKEGSTIIEPTSGNTGIGLAMVAAAKGYKSVLVMPDTMSLERRNLLRAYGAELVLTPGAEGMKGAISKAEQLAEENGWFLPQQFNNESNPEIHRLTTGPEIADALDQVDAFIAGIGTGGTITGAGEVLKERFPGIHIIAVEPEDSAILSGDKPGPHKIQGIGAGFVPKVLNTEIYDEIIKVSNEDAYTFARRAAREEGILGGVSSGAAISAALQTAKKLGKGKTVVAILPSNGERYLSTPLYQFDEE; encoded by the coding sequence ATGAGCAGAGTGGGAAATTCAGTTATTGATTTAGTGGGTAACACGCCATTAGTAAAGTTAAATCGGTTAACAGGTCCGGAAGATGCAGACGTCTATCTGAAATTAGAATTTTTCAATCCGGGTTCAAGCGTCAAAGACCGTATCGCATTGGCAATGATTGAAGCGGCGGAGAAAGACGGTCACTTGAAAGAAGGCAGCACAATCATCGAACCGACGAGCGGCAACACGGGAATCGGACTGGCGATGGTAGCAGCGGCAAAAGGCTATAAGTCGGTGCTCGTAATGCCCGACACTATGAGTCTGGAACGCCGTAATTTACTTCGCGCATACGGAGCAGAACTAGTATTGACTCCGGGTGCTGAAGGAATGAAAGGTGCGATTTCCAAAGCTGAACAGCTGGCTGAAGAAAACGGCTGGTTCCTGCCGCAGCAGTTCAATAATGAGTCCAATCCTGAAATTCACCGTTTGACCACAGGACCTGAGATCGCCGATGCGCTGGATCAGGTAGATGCATTCATTGCGGGAATTGGCACCGGCGGTACGATTACAGGAGCAGGGGAAGTCTTGAAAGAGCGTTTCCCTGGAATCCATATAATAGCTGTGGAGCCCGAAGATTCAGCTATTCTGTCAGGCGACAAGCCTGGACCGCATAAAATTCAAGGGATCGGTGCGGGTTTTGTGCCGAAAGTGCTGAACACTGAAATTTACGATGAAATTATTAAGGTTTCTAATGAAGATGCGTATACCTTTGCGCGCCGTGCAGCCCGAGAAGAAGGAATTCTTGGCGGTGTATCTTCGGGCGCGGCCATCTCAGCTGCATTGCAGACCGCGAAAAAGCTCGGTAAAGGAAAAACAGTAGTGGCGATTCTGCCGTCCAACGGTGAGCGTTACTTGAGTACGCCCCTTTATCAGTTTGACGAGGAGTAA
- a CDS encoding peroxiredoxin, with protein MKKKWSIVISALIVITMVTVIIIINKEIKKETKGIPGYESAMMEDMPKDEVERLPEDWQVSSETEKPGLAKGDIAPDFELTTLAGDTVKLSDYRGKSVMLNFWASWCPPCRSEMPHMETYYTDHKESDDMEILAVNMTKTEKNKEKSAKEFVKEYGLSFPILLDKDSEVMKTYQIKVYPTTYIINKEGVISDKLTLPLDDKMIKQLIEESNAE; from the coding sequence GTGAAAAAGAAGTGGAGCATAGTCATTTCAGCGTTAATCGTAATCACCATGGTTACGGTCATAATTATTATTAATAAAGAAATTAAGAAAGAAACGAAAGGCATTCCCGGATATGAAAGTGCGATGATGGAAGACATGCCGAAGGATGAAGTGGAACGGCTGCCAGAAGATTGGCAGGTCTCTTCGGAAACCGAGAAGCCTGGACTGGCAAAAGGAGACATTGCACCGGACTTTGAACTGACAACGCTTGCGGGTGATACTGTCAAACTGTCCGATTATCGGGGCAAATCCGTTATGTTGAACTTCTGGGCATCGTGGTGTCCGCCGTGCCGCTCAGAAATGCCGCATATGGAAACCTACTATACAGATCATAAAGAGTCTGATGACATGGAAATACTGGCGGTCAACATGACGAAAACTGAAAAAAACAAAGAAAAGAGCGCGAAGGAATTCGTAAAAGAGTATGGGTTATCGTTTCCGATTTTATTGGATAAAGACAGTGAAGTCATGAAAACCTATCAGATTAAAGTTTATCCGACAACTTATATCATTAATAAAGAGGGAGTTATATCAGATAAATTGACGCTTCCGCTGGATGATAAAATGATTAAACAGCTCATAGAAGAAAGCAATGCAGAATGA
- a CDS encoding anthranilate synthase component I family protein, with protein sequence MNKVAYQTASLTKDEFYYAYHQLATKTKRHILLESGRGGEMCVAGLDPLVTLQATEEGLHVEWRDGTEELLTGEDPLDLLNHFMSNYELEHQKDLPAYQGGPIGMISYDYVRRYEELPVLADEDLVTPDVFFYLFDQWAVLDVQKETVYYMALPEKQFALDGMADEWKAAAKEGMAHRQFSPGQAADVEITEEDLRVSVTGDQFEQMVHDVQQFIAQGDVVQVNLSVRQSKPLHASSLSMYEALRSFNPSPYMAYMAAPDFEVVSGSPELLLKKRGPELSTRPIGGTRKRGVTEAEDLALQEELLSNTKEKGEHKMLVDLECADLERICQPGTVEIDEFMVVEKYSHVMHLVSNVRGTAALENLTSIVHGVFPGGSITGDPKLRTMEIIEELEPARRGLYTGSIGWIGFNGDMELNITIRTAFIQDGIVHIQAGAGLVPDSDPAAEYEESLNKAKALWQAKEMAERAVREEKRQCH encoded by the coding sequence ATGAATAAAGTAGCCTATCAGACAGCTTCACTGACGAAAGATGAATTCTATTATGCTTATCATCAGCTTGCAACAAAGACCAAAAGGCATATTTTACTGGAAAGCGGACGCGGGGGCGAGATGTGTGTGGCAGGCCTTGATCCGCTCGTGACATTACAAGCAACAGAAGAGGGCTTGCATGTGGAGTGGCGTGACGGAACTGAAGAGCTGCTGACGGGAGAAGATCCGCTTGACCTGCTGAATCACTTTATGTCGAATTATGAGCTGGAACATCAAAAAGATCTGCCCGCGTATCAGGGCGGTCCGATCGGCATGATCAGTTATGATTACGTGCGGCGCTATGAGGAGTTGCCGGTTCTTGCGGACGAAGACCTTGTGACACCAGACGTGTTCTTTTATCTGTTTGATCAATGGGCAGTTCTGGATGTACAGAAAGAAACGGTCTATTACATGGCACTTCCCGAAAAACAATTTGCGCTGGACGGAATGGCGGATGAATGGAAGGCTGCTGCGAAGGAAGGGATGGCACACCGTCAATTTTCTCCGGGACAGGCAGCAGATGTAGAAATAACAGAAGAAGATTTGCGAGTTTCAGTGACGGGCGATCAGTTTGAGCAGATGGTGCACGATGTGCAGCAATTTATAGCGCAAGGCGATGTCGTGCAAGTGAATCTGTCTGTGCGCCAGTCGAAGCCGCTTCACGCATCTTCTTTATCGATGTATGAAGCATTGCGCTCATTCAATCCTTCTCCTTATATGGCGTATATGGCGGCACCGGATTTTGAAGTGGTCTCGGGATCGCCTGAATTACTTCTAAAGAAGCGCGGACCGGAATTGAGTACCCGTCCAATCGGCGGTACACGGAAGCGCGGTGTAACGGAAGCGGAAGATCTTGCGCTGCAGGAAGAGCTTTTGTCGAACACGAAAGAAAAGGGAGAACACAAGATGCTTGTCGACCTCGAGTGTGCGGACCTGGAGCGGATTTGTCAGCCCGGCACTGTGGAAATCGATGAATTTATGGTGGTCGAGAAGTACTCCCACGTCATGCATCTGGTTTCAAACGTTCGGGGTACGGCGGCTTTAGAAAACCTCACATCCATTGTGCATGGTGTATTCCCGGGCGGCTCAATTACGGGGGATCCGAAATTGCGGACGATGGAAATAATTGAGGAGCTGGAGCCTGCGAGAAGAGGCCTGTATACCGGTTCGATAGGCTGGATCGGCTTTAACGGCGATATGGAGCTGAACATTACAATCCGTACAGCATTTATTCAGGACGGTATCGTACATATTCAGGCGGGTGCCGGATTAGTGCCTGATTCAGATCCTGCTGCCGAGTATGAAGAGTCACTTAATAAAGCGAAGGCGTTGTGGCAGGCGAAAGAAATGGCTGAGCGGGCGGTTCGTGAAGAAAAGAGGCAGTGCCATTGA
- the pabC gene encoding aminodeoxychorismate lyase, with the protein MICWMNGVQQEADSLRISPFDHGFLYGLGFFETFRTYEGKVFLYESHMIRLRSALADYRIEMPYTDEEILAAVYSLYQDNGGEDGYYRLNVSAGVHDIGLAPAQYEQPTVLIFQKPLHLPPVHTEKDGVWLKTVRNEPESAVRHKSHQYANNVKGRLELASLKETEGFFVTSEGYVAEGITSNIFWAAEGQLYTPSLETGILPGTTRAFVIETAAELGLTVTEGLYMPNELESAEELFITNAVQELVPIRQVGEKIFSGKEGSVYRQLHAGYQQAVNRMKESDQ; encoded by the coding sequence TTGATTTGCTGGATGAACGGGGTGCAGCAAGAGGCGGATTCGCTCCGCATCTCCCCTTTTGACCACGGATTTCTCTATGGACTAGGATTTTTTGAAACATTCCGCACGTATGAAGGGAAAGTTTTTCTCTATGAGTCGCATATGATTCGGCTGCGTTCGGCATTGGCTGATTACCGTATTGAGATGCCATACACTGATGAGGAAATTCTGGCGGCCGTTTATTCTCTATACCAAGACAATGGCGGTGAAGACGGTTATTACCGGCTGAACGTATCAGCGGGGGTTCATGATATCGGACTGGCACCCGCACAGTATGAACAGCCGACTGTGCTGATTTTCCAAAAACCGCTTCATTTGCCGCCGGTTCATACAGAAAAAGACGGCGTCTGGCTTAAAACGGTGCGTAATGAGCCGGAAAGTGCTGTTCGTCACAAGTCCCACCAGTATGCGAATAATGTCAAAGGGCGTCTTGAGCTGGCTTCATTGAAAGAAACGGAAGGGTTTTTCGTTACTTCTGAAGGCTATGTGGCGGAAGGAATTACATCGAATATCTTTTGGGCGGCAGAAGGGCAACTGTATACGCCTTCCTTGGAAACAGGGATTTTACCGGGCACGACACGTGCGTTTGTCATTGAGACGGCCGCGGAACTCGGACTGACTGTTACTGAAGGTTTGTATATGCCGAATGAGCTGGAATCGGCTGAAGAACTATTCATCACCAACGCGGTTCAGGAACTCGTTCCGATTCGACAGGTAGGGGAAAAGATATTTTCAGGCAAAGAGGGATCGGTGTACCGTCAGCTTCATGCGGGATACCAACAGGCCGTCAACCGAATGAAAGAGAGTGACCAGTAA
- the folP gene encoding dihydropteroate synthase codes for MRLAKARASYQLGKTTINFTEETVIMGILNVTPDSFSDGGRYGGQNPALEHARQMLADGAKIIDIGGESTRPGYTPVSAEEELARVVPVIELLTKELGCVLSIDTSKAAVAEAAVKAGASIINDVWGAKREPAIAEVAARYGVPIILMHNRDNTDYQQPFMEAVLADLQESIEIAKTAGVSEEMIWLDPGIGFAKDLEQNIQAMQGLSLIADLGYPVLLGTSRKGMIGKVLDLPVNERVEGTGATVCYGIEHGGHIMRVHDVKEIARMVKMMDVLTKKAAYTG; via the coding sequence ATGAGACTAGCAAAAGCACGTGCATCTTATCAATTAGGTAAGACGACGATTAACTTTACAGAAGAAACCGTTATAATGGGGATATTGAATGTCACACCTGATTCATTTTCCGACGGCGGAAGATACGGCGGGCAAAATCCGGCTCTTGAACACGCGCGGCAAATGCTCGCGGACGGGGCAAAAATCATTGATATCGGCGGGGAGTCCACCCGTCCGGGCTATACGCCTGTTTCGGCGGAAGAGGAGCTGGCCCGTGTGGTGCCGGTCATCGAGTTGCTGACGAAAGAACTGGGCTGTGTACTATCAATCGATACGTCTAAAGCGGCAGTGGCGGAAGCAGCAGTTAAAGCGGGAGCCAGTATTATCAATGATGTGTGGGGAGCGAAGCGGGAGCCTGCGATAGCAGAAGTGGCGGCGCGCTATGGTGTGCCGATTATCCTCATGCATAACCGCGATAACACTGACTATCAGCAGCCGTTCATGGAGGCAGTTCTGGCGGATTTGCAGGAAAGTATTGAGATTGCAAAAACAGCGGGAGTCAGCGAAGAGATGATCTGGCTGGATCCGGGCATCGGCTTTGCGAAAGATCTGGAGCAGAACATCCAGGCGATGCAGGGGTTGTCTCTCATTGCAGACCTTGGGTATCCGGTATTACTCGGAACGTCCCGTAAAGGCATGATCGGTAAAGTGCTTGATTTGCCTGTAAATGAACGAGTAGAAGGAACGGGCGCGACTGTCTGTTACGGTATTGAGCACGGCGGACATATTATGCGTGTGCACGACGTGAAGGAAATCGCACGGATGGTTAAAATGATGGACGTATTGACGAAAAAAGCGGCATACACTGGGTAA
- the folB gene encoding dihydroneopterin aldolase: MDYIHLNDMEFYGYHGALPEENTLGQRFRLTVSLATDLAEAGQTDDLSKTMNYAEVYEMCKNIVEGDAVHLIETVAETVAGTIMTDFAEKVHGVRVVLVKPDPPIRGHYSSVAVEITRGRYS, encoded by the coding sequence ATGGATTATATTCATTTGAATGATATGGAGTTTTACGGTTACCACGGCGCACTGCCTGAAGAGAATACATTGGGCCAGCGTTTCCGGCTGACAGTATCTCTGGCAACGGATCTTGCTGAAGCGGGGCAGACGGATGATTTATCGAAAACGATGAATTATGCGGAAGTGTACGAGATGTGCAAGAACATCGTTGAGGGAGACGCAGTTCATTTAATTGAGACAGTAGCGGAAACAGTGGCGGGGACAATCATGACGGACTTCGCGGAGAAAGTACATGGCGTGCGGGTCGTACTGGTGAAGCCGGATCCGCCAATTCGCGGACATTATTCATCTGTCGCCGTGGAAATCACGAGGGGGCGTTATTCGTGA
- the folK gene encoding 2-amino-4-hydroxy-6-hydroxymethyldihydropteridine diphosphokinase, translating into MGSNIGNRLEHLQQAVRLLQSHPSIHVMRVSSVYETEPVGLTEQAKFLNVAVKLETSLEAKELLGACQSIENKLGRMRKIRWGPRTADLDILLYNTDHIQLEDLIVPHLRMSERAFVLVPLVEIEPEVRNPITGMLYREEPAMQQDGVSLWKKVESIGDFLQQN; encoded by the coding sequence ATGGGGTCCAATATAGGCAATCGCCTGGAACATTTGCAGCAGGCAGTGCGGTTGCTGCAATCCCATCCGTCCATTCATGTGATGCGCGTCTCTTCCGTCTATGAAACCGAACCGGTCGGATTAACAGAACAGGCGAAGTTTTTAAATGTCGCAGTGAAGCTTGAGACTTCGTTGGAAGCAAAGGAATTGTTGGGTGCGTGCCAATCCATTGAAAACAAGCTCGGCAGAATGCGGAAAATCCGCTGGGGCCCCCGGACGGCGGATTTGGATATTCTGCTTTACAATACTGACCATATCCAATTGGAGGATCTCATAGTTCCTCACTTGCGCATGTCTGAGCGCGCGTTTGTACTCGTGCCTCTCGTCGAAATCGAACCGGAAGTAAGGAATCCTATAACGGGGATGCTTTACCGCGAAGAGCCTGCAATGCAGCAAGACGGGGTCAGCCTTTGGAAAAAGGTTGAAAGTATCGGGGATTTCTTACAGCAGAATTGA
- the lysS gene encoding lysine--tRNA ligase, protein MSYLDEMNDQLLVRRQKMNDIREGGLDPFGQRFERTHLTNEIRASYEEQSKEELEETEHEVTIAGRIMTKRGKGKAGFAHIQDLGGQIQIYVRQDAIGEDAYKLFTLADLGDIVGVQGIIFKTKVGELSIKATKFTFLTKSLRPLPEKFHGLQDVEQRYRQRYLDLISTEGSKETFIMRSRIIQSMRHYLDDQGFLEVETPMLHSIAGGAAARPFVTHHNTLDMTLYMRIAIELHLKRLIVGGLEKVYEIGRVFRNEGMSTRHNPEFTMIELYEAYADYNDIMELTENLVAHIAQEVLGTTTIQYGDDQIELAPRWKRLHMADAVKEYTGVDFWQQLTKEQAHELAKEHNVQVTPSMEAGHVLNEFFEQKVEEQLVQPTFIYGHPVEVSPLAKKNPEDPRYTDRFELFIVRREHANAFTELNDPIDQRERFEAQLVEKEQGNDEAHEMDEDFIEALEYGLPPTGGLGIGIDRLVMLLTNSQSIRDVLLFPQMRPRD, encoded by the coding sequence ATGTCCTATTTGGATGAAATGAATGATCAGCTTTTGGTGAGACGCCAGAAGATGAACGATATACGTGAAGGCGGACTGGATCCATTCGGTCAGCGTTTTGAACGCACCCATCTGACAAATGAGATCCGTGCTTCCTATGAAGAGCAGTCAAAAGAAGAGCTGGAAGAAACCGAGCATGAAGTAACAATTGCCGGCCGCATTATGACGAAACGCGGAAAAGGGAAAGCTGGATTTGCACACATTCAGGATCTTGGCGGTCAAATCCAGATTTATGTGCGTCAGGATGCCATCGGTGAAGATGCATACAAGCTATTTACGTTAGCAGATCTTGGAGACATCGTCGGTGTGCAAGGCATTATTTTCAAGACAAAAGTTGGCGAGCTTTCTATTAAAGCAACGAAGTTCACGTTCCTGACAAAGTCATTGCGTCCATTGCCGGAGAAGTTTCACGGCCTGCAAGACGTAGAACAGCGCTACCGTCAGCGTTATCTGGATTTGATTTCAACAGAAGGCAGTAAGGAAACATTTATCATGCGCAGCCGTATCATTCAATCGATGCGCCATTACCTGGATGACCAAGGCTTCCTTGAAGTGGAAACCCCTATGCTTCACTCCATTGCAGGAGGAGCAGCGGCCCGTCCGTTCGTGACACACCACAATACGCTCGATATGACACTGTATATGCGGATTGCCATTGAACTTCATCTGAAGCGCCTGATTGTCGGCGGATTGGAGAAAGTCTATGAGATCGGACGCGTCTTCCGTAATGAAGGAATGTCTACCCGTCACAACCCGGAATTCACGATGATCGAATTATATGAAGCGTATGCGGACTATAATGATATTATGGAACTGACAGAAAACCTCGTGGCACATATTGCGCAAGAAGTACTGGGCACCACTACGATCCAGTACGGTGACGATCAGATCGAATTGGCACCGCGCTGGAAACGGCTGCATATGGCAGACGCAGTTAAGGAGTATACAGGAGTGGACTTCTGGCAGCAGCTGACGAAAGAGCAGGCCCATGAACTGGCTAAAGAACATAACGTACAAGTAACTCCTTCTATGGAGGCGGGTCATGTACTCAATGAATTCTTCGAGCAGAAAGTAGAAGAACAACTTGTACAGCCTACTTTCATCTATGGACATCCGGTAGAAGTATCGCCGCTTGCGAAGAAGAATCCGGAAGATCCGCGTTACACAGATCGTTTTGAATTGTTCATCGTACGCCGTGAGCATGCAAATGCCTTTACTGAGCTGAATGACCCTATCGATCAGCGCGAACGCTTTGAAGCGCAGCTGGTTGAGAAAGAACAGGGCAATGATGAGGCGCATGAAATGGATGAGGACTTCATCGAAGCGCTCGAATATGGACTGCCGCCAACTGGCGGACTCGGCATAGGCATTGACCGTCTGGTTATGCTGTTGACGAATTCCCAGTCCATCCGTGACGTGCTGTTATTCCCGCAAATGCGCCCAAGAGACTGA